TGACACCCGGGGGCGGCGGCTTTGGCCTGCCCTCGGGCCAGAGCATTCTCTCCGAGGCCATCACTCCCGGCGATCTCCAGATCCCCGGCGACGGCGCACCCTATCTCTTGCTGGCGGAATGCCAGACCACCGGGGGTTACCCGCGCATCGGCACGGTGATCCCCGCCGATCTGCCGCGCGCGGCGCAGGCCGGGCCCGGCGCCCGGCTGCGCTTCCGCTTCGTCAGCCGCCCCGAGGCGCTGGAGGCCGAGGCGCGCCTGCGCCGCCATCTGGCCGCGCTGCCCGGGCTGGCAACACCGCTGGTCCGCCATCCGCGCGACGTGCCGGACCTCCTGACCCATACCCTGATCAGCGGCGTCACCGCCGGAGAGGAGCTGTCATGAAAACCGTCGACCTGAACGCCGACATGGGCGAAAGCTTTGGCCCCTGGGTGATGGGGCAGGACGCGGCCCTGCTCGAGGTTGTGACCTCCGCCAATGTCGCCTGCGGGCTGCACGCGGGGGATCCGGATGTCATGGCCGCGACCATGTCCGGGGCCGTGGCCCGGGGCGTGGGCATCGGTGCGCACCCCGGCTTTGCCGACCTGCAGGGCTTTGGCCGCCGCCGCATGCACTTGCCAGAGGCCACGCTGCGCCATCTTGTGCAGTACCAGCTGGGCGCCGCGCAGGCCATGGCACGGGCCTCGGGCGGCAGGGTGCGCCACCTGAAACTGCACGGCGCGCTGTCCAACATGGCCTCCGAGGACGAGGGCCTGGCGCGCGCCTGCTACGGCGCCGCCCAGGAGGTCGCGCCGGAGGTCATTGTCATGGTTCTGGCGGCGACGGCGCAGCAGCGCGCGGCAGAGGCCCTGGGCTGTCCCTGGGCGGGCGAGATCTTCGCCGACCGGGCCTATAACGCCGATGCCACGCTGGTCGACCGCAGCCGCCCGGGCGCGGTGATCCACGACCCAGAAAAGGCAGCGGATCGGGTCGCCCGCATGGTCCGCGCGGGGGCGATCCTGCCAGACGACGGCGCGCCGATCCCCGCCCCGGTGGATACCGTCTGCCTGCACGGCGACGGTGCCACGGCACTGGCCATCGCCCGGGCGGTCCGGGCGCGGCTCGAAGCAGAGGGTATCACGCTGGCCGCCTTCTCCGGCCGCCGGGGGCGCTTCGCCTGAGGCCGGCACCGCCCCGGGGCTTCTCTGGTCCTGCAAATACCTCTGCATGCCGAGGCAACAGGGGCATCGTCTGACGAAAGCCCCACCCGTGGCCGGGGCGCCAACGGGGGTTTGGGGGCCCGGCCCCCAAGAGGGGATGCGCGCCGCAGGCGCGCCGCGGGATCGGCCCCGGCCTTGTCGACGCCCCTGTAAAGCGGTTATGGTGTTATACTGTATCGCAAGGGAAGGGGCCGCCATGCTTCAGGGATTCGAGCAGCACGATCACGGGACCTGCATCGCCGACGCGATGCGCGCCGCCGAGGACACCTGTTCCGAAAAGGGCCTGCAATTCACCCCCGTGCGGCGCCGCGCGCTCGAGGTGCTGCTGGAAGAGCATCGCGCGTTGGGGGCCTACGAGGTGCTGGACCGGCTGCGCGAGGGCGGTTTTGGCTCGCAGCCGCCGGTGGCCTACCGGGCGCTGGACTTTCTCGTGGCGAACGGGCTGGCGCATCGGGTCGAACGGTTGAACGCCTTCATCGCCTGCGGTCGCCCGGGAGAGCGCCACGCCCCCTGTTTCCTGATCTGCACCGCCTGCGACACGGTGGTCGAGGCGCCGGGCCGCGCCGCCACGGCGGCGGTGTGCGAGGCCGGCGCAGAGGTCGGTTTCGCGGTCGAGCGGGTGGCGGTCGAGGCTCTGGGCCTTTGCCGCGTCTGCCGCGAAGCCGCCGCCTGACCGCGTATCCCGCCGCGTCTGCCCGGGGCGCCGCGCGGCCAGCCTGCGCGCGTCCCGGAACCGGGACCTTCATCCAGTTGCACCTGTCGGGGTCGGCAGCGGCCCTCCCGTGATCCGGGATTGAGACCGCCCGACCACGGCATTGCCCGGCTGACCGGCTTGCAGTCTGCCTCTGAAAAGGGGAGCACGGCTCGACGCAGGGGGGCAAGGATGCGACGCGCGCGGTCTACCCGGCGCGGTTTCATCACGATTTCAATGCGATGTCTGGTAGAATGGTGGGCGACCCTGGAATCGAACCAGGCGTGAGTCGCCTCGAGGGAGTTACAGTCCCCTGCCACACCTTGCGGCCTGTCGCCCACCGGGCGCCGGGAGCTGCCCGGCGTGGGGGGTCATTACAGGGGGCCAAAATCCCCGTCAACCGGAAATTCTCTTGGCAAAGCGCCTCTTTCGGTGCGAAGGCATGGGTCCGGCGGAAAGGGTCTGATCATGGCGAAGAAACCGAAATGGGTGGTCGAGAAGGAACAGGCGAAAAAGGCCTCGGCGGCAGAGACCGTCTGGCTGTTCGGCCTGCATGCGGTGCGCGATGCGCTGATGAACCCCCGGCGTGAGAAGCTGCGCCTGATTCTGACTCCGAATGCCGCCGACAAGCTGGCCGAGGCCGTCACCGCCACTGGCATCGAGCCCGAGATACAGGACCCGCGCCGCTTCAAGGCACCGCTGGACCCGAACTCGGTCCATCAGGGCGCCGCGCTGGAGGTCAGGCCGCTCGACTGGGGGCGGCTGGAGGATGTGGCCATCACCAGCGAGGGTGCCCTGCGGCTGGTGCTTCTGGACCGCGTCACAGACCCGCATAATGTCGGGGCCATCCTGCGCTCGGCCGAGGTCTTCGGCGCACAGGCGGTGATCGGCACGCGCCACCACGCGGCGCCGGAAACCGGCGCGCTGGCCAAGACCGCAAGCGGCGCGCTGGAGCGTCAGCCCTACCTGCGCGAACGCAACCTTGCCGATACCATCGTGGCCCTGCAGGGCATGGGCTATCTGGTGCTGGGTCTCGACGGCGAGGCGGAGGTGACCATCGAAGAGGCGCTGGAAGGCCGCCGCGCCGATCCGGTCGCGCTGGTGCTGGGGGCCGAGGGGCCGGGCCTGCGTCCGAAGACCAAGGAAACGGTGGATCGCCTTGTGCGCATTGATTTCGCGGGCGGCTTCGGCTCTCTGAATGTCTCGAATGCCGCTGCCGTTGCGCTCTACGCCGCGCGCGCCTAGATCGGGATAATGCAGACCCGGATTGCAACCTGCTGCTACTGTGGCACCCGCGCCGCGCTGGTGCTGGAAGGCGCGGTGCAGCACGAACTGGCCTGCGCCTCCTGCGGGGCACCGCTGAGCCGGATGAAGAACCTCAAGACCGGCGCGGACAAAACGCGCCGGGGCAGGGCGCCCGTGGCAAAGGCCGCGAAACGCCCGAAGTCTCCTGCCGACGAGATCCTGCGCGCGCTGGAGCGGCGGGGAAAGAAGAAATCCCGCAAGAAAAAGTCGAAGAAGGGGCTGGCGCAGCGTTTTCTCGGCGAGGCCTTCGACGTGATCGAGGATATCTTCGACTGATCCGCGCGCCGGGGCCGCCCCGCTTTTTGTCCCATGCACAGTGTCTGTGCCGACCGCTGACCGCTGTTGCCTCTGGCCTTCGCGCGCCGGGTGGCGTATCTG
This region of Ponticoccus alexandrii genomic DNA includes:
- a CDS encoding LamB/YcsF family protein, with the protein product MKTVDLNADMGESFGPWVMGQDAALLEVVTSANVACGLHAGDPDVMAATMSGAVARGVGIGAHPGFADLQGFGRRRMHLPEATLRHLVQYQLGAAQAMARASGGRVRHLKLHGALSNMASEDEGLARACYGAAQEVAPEVIVMVLAATAQQRAAEALGCPWAGEIFADRAYNADATLVDRSRPGAVIHDPEKAADRVARMVRAGAILPDDGAPIPAPVDTVCLHGDGATALAIARAVRARLEAEGITLAAFSGRRGRFA
- a CDS encoding Fur family transcriptional regulator; its protein translation is MLQGFEQHDHGTCIADAMRAAEDTCSEKGLQFTPVRRRALEVLLEEHRALGAYEVLDRLREGGFGSQPPVAYRALDFLVANGLAHRVERLNAFIACGRPGERHAPCFLICTACDTVVEAPGRAATAAVCEAGAEVGFAVERVAVEALGLCRVCREAAA
- the rlmB gene encoding 23S rRNA (guanosine(2251)-2'-O)-methyltransferase RlmB, producing the protein MAKKPKWVVEKEQAKKASAAETVWLFGLHAVRDALMNPRREKLRLILTPNAADKLAEAVTATGIEPEIQDPRRFKAPLDPNSVHQGAALEVRPLDWGRLEDVAITSEGALRLVLLDRVTDPHNVGAILRSAEVFGAQAVIGTRHHAAPETGALAKTASGALERQPYLRERNLADTIVALQGMGYLVLGLDGEAEVTIEEALEGRRADPVALVLGAEGPGLRPKTKETVDRLVRIDFAGGFGSLNVSNAAAVALYAARA